The Cupriavidus necator N-1 DNA window CCCGCGCCCGATGCGCCTGTCCGGCCTCGAGCCCTTCACCATCGACGACGACACGCTGTTCGTCAACGTCGGCGAACGCACCAACGTGACCGGCTCCAAGGCCTTCGCGCGCATGATCCTGAACGGCCAGTTCGACGAGGCGCTGGCGGTGGCTCGCCAGCAGGTCGAGAACGGCGCGCAGATCATCGACATCAACATGGACGAGGCCATGCTGGACTCGAAGGCGGCCATGGTTCGCTTCCTGAACCTGATCGCCTCCGAGCCGGACATTGCGCGCGTGCCGATCATGATCGACTCGTCGAAGTGGGAAGTGATCGAGGCCGGCCTGCAGTGCGTGCAGGGCAAGCCGGTGGTCAACTCGATCTCGCTCAAGGAGGGCGAGGAACAGTTCCGCCACCATGCCGCGCTGATCCGCCGCTATGGCGCCGCCTCGGTGGTGATGGCCTTCGATGAGAAGGGCCAGGCCGACACCTTCCAGCGCAAGACCGAGATCTGCAAGCGCAGCTACGACATCCTGGTCAATGAAGTCGGCTTTCCGCCGGAAGACATCATCTTCGACCCGAATATCTTCGCGGTCGCGACCGGCATCGAGGAGCACAACAACTACGCGGTGGACTTCATCGAGGCCACGCGCTGGATCAAGCAGAACCTGCCGTATGCCAAGGTCAGCGGCGGCGTGTCCAACGTCTCGTTCTCGTTCCGCGGCAACGACACGGTGCGCGAGGCGATCCACACCGTGTTCCTGTACCACGCCATCGGCGCGGGCATGGACATGGGCATCGTCAACGCCGGCCAGCTCGGCGTGTATGACCAGCTTGACCCCGAGCTGCGCGAGCGCGTGGAAGACGTGGTCCTGAACCGCCGCGAAGATTCCACCGACCGCCTGCTGGAAATTGCGGACCGCTTCAAGGGCGGCGGCGCGAAGAAGGAAGAAAACCTGGCCTGGCGCGGTACGCCCGAGCAGCCAGTGCCGGTGGGCGAGCGCCTGGCGCACGCCCTGGTGCATGGCATCACCACCTTCATCGTCGAAGACACCGAAGAGGTCCGCCAGCAGGTCGAGGCGCGCGGCGGCCGCCCGATCGAGGTGATCGAGGGCCCGCTGATGGACGGCATGAACATCGTCGGCGACCTGTTCGGCGCGGGCAAGATGTTCCTGCCGCAGGTGGTCAAGAGCGCGCGCGTGATGAAGCAGGCGGTGGCACACCTGCTGCCCTACATCGAGGAAGAAAAGCGCCTGCTGGCCGAGGCCGGCGGCGACGTCAAGGCGCGCGGCAAGATCGTGATCGCCACCGTGAAGGGCGACGTGCACGACATCGGCAAGAACATCGTGTCGGTGGTGCTCCAGTGCAATAACTTTGAAGTGGTCAACATGGGCGTGATGGTCCCGTGCAACGAGATCCTGGCCAAGGCCAAGGTCGAGGGCGCGGACATCGTCGGGCTGTCGGGCCTGATCACGCCGTCGCTTGAAGAGATGGCCTACGTCGCCTCGGAGATGCAGCGCGACGACTACTTCCGCGTGAAGAAGATCCCGCTGCTGATCGGCGGCGCCACCACCTCGCGCGTGCATACCGCGGTCAAGATCGCGCCCAACTACGAAGGCCCGGTGGTGTACGTGCCGGACGCCTCGCGCTCGGTCAGCGTGGCGTCGAGCCTGCTGTCGGATGAAGGTGCGGCCAAGTACCTGGACGATCTGAAGACCGACTACGACCGCATCCGCACCCAGCACGCCAACAAGAAGGCTACGCCCATGGTGACGCTGGCGCAGGCGCGCGCCAACAAGACCCCGATCGACTGGAGCAGCTACGTGCCGCCCAAGCCCAAATTCATCGGCCGGCGCGTGTTCCGCAACTACGACCTGGCGGAACTGGCCAACTACATCGACTGGGGCCCGTTCTTCCAGACCTGGGACCTGGCCGGCAAATTCCCCGACATCCTCAACGACGAGATCGTCGGCGAGTCGGCGCGCAAGGTATTCTCGGACGGCAAGGCGATGCTGTCGCGCCTGATCCAGGGCCGCTGGCTGACCGCCAACGGCGTGATCGCGCTGCTGCCGGCCAATACCGTCAACGATGACGATATCGAAATCTACACCGACGAGACCCGCAGCAAGGTCGCGCTGACCTGGCACAACCTGCGCCAGCAGAGCGAGCGTCCGGTGGTGGATGGCGTGCGCCGCCCCAACCGTTGCCTGGCGGACTTCGTGGCACCGAAGGACAGCGGCATTGCCGATTACGTCGGCCTGTTCGCCGTGACCGCGGGCCTGGGCGTGGAGAAGAAGGAAGCGCAGTTCGAAGCCGACCACGACGACTACAGCGCGATCATGCTCAAGGCCCTGGCCGACCGCTTCGCCGAAGGCTTTGCCGAGTGCCTGCACGAACGCGTGCGCAAGGACTTGTGGGGCTATGACGCGGGCGAGCAGCTCACCAACGAGCAGCTGATCGCCGAGTCGTACCGCGGCATCCGCCCGGCGCCTGGCTACCCGGCGTGCCCGGAGCACACCGTCAAGGGCCCGATGTTCGAGTTCCTGGACGCGCCCGAGATCGGCATGGGCATCACCGAGTCGCTGGCGATGACGCCGGCCGCATCGGTGAGCGGCTTCTACCTGGCGCATCCGCAGTCGACCTACTTCACCATCGGCAAGATTGGACAGGACCAGCTCGACGACATGGCGGCGCGTCGCCACGAGGACCGCGCCACGCTGGAGCGCGCGCTGGCGCCCAACCTGTAACCGGGTGCGACGGCAGGGCGGCAGGGGCGGCGGCATGGCCCCGCCGCCAGCCCGTTGATGGAACAGGGAAAACCGCTGCAGGCGGCCTGCAAAGCCGTGCCGGCGCGACGTGCCAGGCGCCTCACAACTCCTTACAGAGCCTTTCAACTCCTCACAGACCGGCGCAGTCCGGCTCCCTAGACTGAGGGCTCGATACACGCAATCACCAGCGTGATCACCGCGGCGAATGTTTCGCCGCGGGGCATCCTGAAAGGAGTCTGTCCATGAAGAAACTGCTGCTCTCCCTGTCCGCTCTGTCGATCGCCGCCGCTTCCTCGCTGGCCATGGCCCAAGGCACCGGCGTTTCCGTTGGCACGAAGGCCGACGTCGGCGCATCGGTGACCACACCCTCTCCCGCCGCTGCAGCGCAGGGCGGCCTGAACACTGCCGGCAGCGCCGCCACGGGTGCCGCAGGCGCGGCCGAAAAGGGTCTGTCGACCGCGGGCGCGGCGACCAGCAAGGGCCTGTCGGCAGCAGGCTCGGCGGCTGACAAGGGCTTGTCGACCGCCGGCGCGGCGGTCGACAAGAGTGCCGGCACCGCTGCCGACGCCACCGGCGACGCCGCGGCAGACGCCGGCACCAAGGCCAAGCATGGCAAGCACGCCACCAAGTCGACCAAGAAGGCCAAGACCGACGCGAGCGTGGGCGTCAGCGCCGGTGCTGACGCGGGTGCCAAGGCGCAGTAACGTGCTGCGCTAGTCCACAGTCACTGGCCATTGGCGACTAGCCTTGTGCCGGTGCCGGCGGTGCAGGGCCCTCCAGGAAGTTTCAGTACTGACGCGCCGCAGCAAAGCGGGACGGATCACATCCGTCCCGCTTTGCTTTTGTGCGCGATCAGTGTGCCTTGTGAGGGCTGGCCCCGCCCAATGTCAGCCTGACACTGACAGCCCGCGCCCGCGCCCGGCACTACAATGACATCAACGCAAGCGGTTCCGCCTGCACCCGACTGCACCGGGCAATGTGCCGGTCTGTTCAACCCAGTGGAGCCCACATGATCCGCGTCCTGATCGCTGACGATCACGAGATTGTGCGTGCCGGGCTGCGCCAGTTCCTTTCCGAAGAGCCCGACATCCAGGTGACAGGCGAGGCCGGAAGCGGCGACCAGGTCATGGCGCAGTTGCGCGATGCCGAGTTCGATGTGCTGGTCCTGGATATCTCGATGCCCGACCGCAACGGCATCGACGTGCTCAAGCTGATCCGTCAGCGCAAGCCCGAATTGCCGGTCCTGATCCTGTCTACGTACCCGGAAGACCAGTACGCGATCAACCTGATCCGTGCCGGCGCCTCTGGCTACCTGACCAAGGAAAGCGCCCCGGACGACCTGGTCAAGGCCATCCGCACGGTGGCCCAGGGCCGCCGCTACGTGAGTGCCACCGTGGCCGACCTGCTGATCGGCGGGCTCGACAAGCCGACCGAACAGCCGGTGCACCAGATGCTGTCGGAGCGCGAGTTCCAGATCTTCTGCAAGCTGTCGCGGGGGCAGTCGGTGTCGGTGATTGCCGACGAACTGTTTCTCAGCGTCAAGACCGTCAGTACCTATCGTTCCCGCATTCTCGAGAAAATGGGCATGAAGACCAACGCTGACCTGACCTATTACGCCATCAAGAACGGCCTGGTCGAATAACAGCCCGAGATGGGCGGCACCGGACGAGGACCAGCAATACATAACATGTCGGAGCAGGCTTCGAACACTTCCTACCGGGCGCTGAGCATACTGCTGATTGAAGACTCGGCGGTCCTGCGAGGCATGCTGCTCGAATACCTGAAGGATTTCCCGTTCATCGAGAACGTGGACTGGGCCGATACCGAAGCCATGGCGCTGCGGCTGCTCGCCGCCGGCAAGTACGATGTGGTCATCGTCGATCTGCAGTTGCGCCAGGGCAACGGCATCAATGTGCTGCGCGCGATGCAGCGCAACGGCACCGGCGCGGTGCGCATCGTCTACACCAACCACGCCCAGGTCAGCATATATCGCCGCCAGTGCGCCGAGGCCGGTGCGGACTACTTCTTCGACAAGTCGCTCGAGCTCGAGCAGGTGTTCCGCGTGATCGAGGAGCACGCGGCAACGGCGCCCTGAGCCGGGCCAGCACCTCGTTCCCTCATCATTCCCTGTCCGCCGGTGCGCGTCAGGCGCGCGCCGGCTCCTGGTTTTCCGGCTCCTCTGCCGGCGCCAGCACCGCGTCCGTCAGCGGCACCTCGATGCGGATGCGCACGCCCGCCTGCACCGAGGAATCGATCTGCATGCTGCCGCCCAGCGCGGTGACGCGCTGCTCCATGCCCAGCAGCCCGTGGTGGCCGGCGGTGCTGCCAGGGTCGAAGTCCGCCGGCAGGCCCTTGCCGTCGTCGCGCACGGTTAGCGTCAGCAGGTTGCCCTGGCAGGCCAGGCTGACATCGATGTGCCTGGCTTCAGAGTACTTGCTGGCGTTGGTCAGCGATTCCTGCACGATCCGGTACAGCGCGATCGCGGCCTCGTCGCGCAGCGGCGGCAGGTCTTCCGGCACGCTGACATGGGTCTCCCAGTCATTGCGGCCCCCCACTTCCTCGACCAGCTGGCAGACCGCCGCGCGCAGGCCCAGGTTCAGCAGCACCGTGGGGCGCAGGTCTTCGATCAGGCGGCGCTTGATC harbors:
- the metH gene encoding methionine synthase, which gives rise to MSDNQLPPRPMRLSGLEPFTIDDDTLFVNVGERTNVTGSKAFARMILNGQFDEALAVARQQVENGAQIIDINMDEAMLDSKAAMVRFLNLIASEPDIARVPIMIDSSKWEVIEAGLQCVQGKPVVNSISLKEGEEQFRHHAALIRRYGAASVVMAFDEKGQADTFQRKTEICKRSYDILVNEVGFPPEDIIFDPNIFAVATGIEEHNNYAVDFIEATRWIKQNLPYAKVSGGVSNVSFSFRGNDTVREAIHTVFLYHAIGAGMDMGIVNAGQLGVYDQLDPELRERVEDVVLNRREDSTDRLLEIADRFKGGGAKKEENLAWRGTPEQPVPVGERLAHALVHGITTFIVEDTEEVRQQVEARGGRPIEVIEGPLMDGMNIVGDLFGAGKMFLPQVVKSARVMKQAVAHLLPYIEEEKRLLAEAGGDVKARGKIVIATVKGDVHDIGKNIVSVVLQCNNFEVVNMGVMVPCNEILAKAKVEGADIVGLSGLITPSLEEMAYVASEMQRDDYFRVKKIPLLIGGATTSRVHTAVKIAPNYEGPVVYVPDASRSVSVASSLLSDEGAAKYLDDLKTDYDRIRTQHANKKATPMVTLAQARANKTPIDWSSYVPPKPKFIGRRVFRNYDLAELANYIDWGPFFQTWDLAGKFPDILNDEIVGESARKVFSDGKAMLSRLIQGRWLTANGVIALLPANTVNDDDIEIYTDETRSKVALTWHNLRQQSERPVVDGVRRPNRCLADFVAPKDSGIADYVGLFAVTAGLGVEKKEAQFEADHDDYSAIMLKALADRFAEGFAECLHERVRKDLWGYDAGEQLTNEQLIAESYRGIRPAPGYPACPEHTVKGPMFEFLDAPEIGMGITESLAMTPAASVSGFYLAHPQSTYFTIGKIGQDQLDDMAARRHEDRATLERALAPNL
- a CDS encoding response regulator → MIRVLIADDHEIVRAGLRQFLSEEPDIQVTGEAGSGDQVMAQLRDAEFDVLVLDISMPDRNGIDVLKLIRQRKPELPVLILSTYPEDQYAINLIRAGASGYLTKESAPDDLVKAIRTVAQGRRYVSATVADLLIGGLDKPTEQPVHQMLSEREFQIFCKLSRGQSVSVIADELFLSVKTVSTYRSRILEKMGMKTNADLTYYAIKNGLVE
- a CDS encoding response regulator, which produces MSEQASNTSYRALSILLIEDSAVLRGMLLEYLKDFPFIENVDWADTEAMALRLLAAGKYDVVIVDLQLRQGNGINVLRAMQRNGTGAVRIVYTNHAQVSIYRRQCAEAGADYFFDKSLELEQVFRVIEEHAATAP